A single window of Macaca mulatta isolate MMU2019108-1 chromosome 9, T2T-MMU8v2.0, whole genome shotgun sequence DNA harbors:
- the ZNF239 gene encoding zinc finger protein 239 isoform X3, whose product MASTITGSQDCIVNHQGEVDGEPELDLSLCQQWGEASSRISRNRDSVMTLQSDYFKNSESETYLPLKVPSQIDTQYSSVKFCKKEPQNHQESKHLFVTEESTERKVIKGESFSENLQVKMVSDGKELASPLLNGEATCQNGQLKESLDPINCNGRDIYGWKSQVISCSQQRAHTEEKPCDHNNCGKILNTSPDGHPYEKIHTAEKQYECGQCGKNFSQSSELLLHQRDHTEEKPYKCEQCGKGFTRSSSLLIHQAVHTDEKPYKCDKCGKGFTRSSSLLIHHAVHTGEKPYKCDKCGKGFSQSSKLHIHQRVHTGEKPYECGECGMSFSQRSNLHIHQRVHTGERPYKCGECGKGFSQSSNLHIHRCIHTGEKPYQCYECGKGFSQSSDLRIHLRVHTGEKPYHCGKCGKGFSQSSKLLIHQRVHTGEKPYECSKCGKGFSQSSNLHIHQRVHKKDPR is encoded by the coding sequence ATGGCCAGTACAATTACCGGAAGTCAGGATTGTATCGTGAATCATCAAGGGGAAGTGGATGGGGAGCCTGAACTAGACCTTTCCCTTTGTCAACAGTGGGGAGAAGCATCTTCTCGTATTTCCAGAAACAGGGACAGTGTGATGACTCTTCAAAGTGATTATTTCAAAAACAGTGAAAGTGAAACATATTTGCCTTTGAAAGTCCCAAGCCAAATAGACACACAATACTCTTCAGTGAAGTTCTGTAAGAAGGAGCCTCAGAATCATCAGGAAAGCAAACATCTCTTTGTAACGGAAGAAAGCACTGAGAGAAAAGTGATAAAGGGAGAAAGTTTTTCAGAGAACCTTCAAGTTAAAATGGTGTCTGATGGAAAAGAACTGGCCTCGCCATTGTTAAATGGTGAGGCAACTTGCCAGAATGGCCAGTTAAAAGAATCTTTGGATCCCATTAACTGTAACGGCAGAGACATTTATGGATGGAAATCACAGGTGATCAGTTGTAGTCAGCAGAGAGCTCATACAGAGGAGAAACCCTGTGACCATAATAACTGTGGGAAAATACTTAACACCAGCCCAGATGGTCATCCATATGAGAAAATCCACACTGCAGAGAAACAATATGAATGTGGTCAGTGTGGTAAGAACTTCAGTCAAAGCTCAGAACTACTACTTCATCAGAGAGACCACACAGAagaaaaaccctacaaatgtgaacaGTGTGGGAAGGGCTTCACAAGGAGCTCGAGTCTGCTTATCCATCAGGCAGTCCACACAGATGAGAAGCCTTATAAGTGTGACAAGTGTGGGAAGGGCTTCACCAGGAGCTCAAGTCTGCTCATCCATCATGCTGTCCATACAGGCGAGAAACCTTATAAATGTGACAAGTGTGGGAAGGGCTTTAGTCAGAGCTCCAAACTACATATCCACCAGCGAGTCCACACTGGAGAAAAGCCCTATGAGTGTGGGGAGTGCGGTATGAGCTTCAGTCAGCGCTCAAACCTGCACATCCACCAGCGAGTACACACAGGAGAGAGGCCCTACAAGTGTGGCGAGTGTGGGAAGGGCTTCAGTCAGAGCTCGAACCTTCACATTCACCGGTGCATCCACACGGGAGAGAAGCCTTACCAATGCTATGAGTGTGGGAAGGGTTTCAGCCAGAGCTCGGATCTTCGCATCCATCTCAGAGTccacactggggagaagccctATCACTGTGGCAAGTGTGGGAAGGGATTTAGCCAGAGTTCCAAACTCCTCATCCACCAGAGAGtacatactggagagaagccctatgAGTGCAGCAAGTGTGGGAAGGGCTTCAGCCAGAGCTCCAACCTTCACATCCACCAGCGGGTTCATAAGAAAGATCCTCGCTAA
- the ZNF239 gene encoding zinc finger protein 239 isoform X2, whose translation MRTSYIQECLCGLHGGEVRPPGLCSQEAVQSCNAGNYRNLVLVGDLNENSVENLQQKALQDLLHELSSWLILEGMASTITGSQDCIVNHQGEVDGEPELDLSLCQQWGEASSRISRNRDSVMTLQSDYFKNSESETYLPLKVPSQIDTQYSSVKFCKKEPQNHQESKHLFVTEESTERKVIKGESFSENLQVKMVSDGKELASPLLNGEATCQNGQLKESLDPINCNGRDIYGWKSQVISCSQQRAHTEEKPCDHNNCGKILNTSPDGHPYEKIHTAEKQYECGQCGKNFSQSSELLLHQRDHTEEKPYKCEQCGKGFTRSSSLLIHQAVHTDEKPYKCDKCGKGFTRSSSLLIHHAVHTGEKPYKCDKCGKGFSQSSKLHIHQRVHTGEKPYECGECGMSFSQRSNLHIHQRVHTGERPYKCGECGKGFSQSSNLHIHRCIHTGEKPYQCYECGKGFSQSSDLRIHLRVHTGEKPYHCGKCGKGFSQSSKLLIHQRVHTGEKPYECSKCGKGFSQSSNLHIHQRVHKKDPR comes from the coding sequence GAGACTTGAATGAAAATTCTGTGGAGAATCTTCAGCAGAAAGCACTTCAGGATCTGTTACATGAGCTTtcctcctggctaattttggaaGGCATGGCCAGTACAATTACCGGAAGTCAGGATTGTATCGTGAATCATCAAGGGGAAGTGGATGGGGAGCCTGAACTAGACCTTTCCCTTTGTCAACAGTGGGGAGAAGCATCTTCTCGTATTTCCAGAAACAGGGACAGTGTGATGACTCTTCAAAGTGATTATTTCAAAAACAGTGAAAGTGAAACATATTTGCCTTTGAAAGTCCCAAGCCAAATAGACACACAATACTCTTCAGTGAAGTTCTGTAAGAAGGAGCCTCAGAATCATCAGGAAAGCAAACATCTCTTTGTAACGGAAGAAAGCACTGAGAGAAAAGTGATAAAGGGAGAAAGTTTTTCAGAGAACCTTCAAGTTAAAATGGTGTCTGATGGAAAAGAACTGGCCTCGCCATTGTTAAATGGTGAGGCAACTTGCCAGAATGGCCAGTTAAAAGAATCTTTGGATCCCATTAACTGTAACGGCAGAGACATTTATGGATGGAAATCACAGGTGATCAGTTGTAGTCAGCAGAGAGCTCATACAGAGGAGAAACCCTGTGACCATAATAACTGTGGGAAAATACTTAACACCAGCCCAGATGGTCATCCATATGAGAAAATCCACACTGCAGAGAAACAATATGAATGTGGTCAGTGTGGTAAGAACTTCAGTCAAAGCTCAGAACTACTACTTCATCAGAGAGACCACACAGAagaaaaaccctacaaatgtgaacaGTGTGGGAAGGGCTTCACAAGGAGCTCGAGTCTGCTTATCCATCAGGCAGTCCACACAGATGAGAAGCCTTATAAGTGTGACAAGTGTGGGAAGGGCTTCACCAGGAGCTCAAGTCTGCTCATCCATCATGCTGTCCATACAGGCGAGAAACCTTATAAATGTGACAAGTGTGGGAAGGGCTTTAGTCAGAGCTCCAAACTACATATCCACCAGCGAGTCCACACTGGAGAAAAGCCCTATGAGTGTGGGGAGTGCGGTATGAGCTTCAGTCAGCGCTCAAACCTGCACATCCACCAGCGAGTACACACAGGAGAGAGGCCCTACAAGTGTGGCGAGTGTGGGAAGGGCTTCAGTCAGAGCTCGAACCTTCACATTCACCGGTGCATCCACACGGGAGAGAAGCCTTACCAATGCTATGAGTGTGGGAAGGGTTTCAGCCAGAGCTCGGATCTTCGCATCCATCTCAGAGTccacactggggagaagccctATCACTGTGGCAAGTGTGGGAAGGGATTTAGCCAGAGTTCCAAACTCCTCATCCACCAGAGAGtacatactggagagaagccctatgAGTGCAGCAAGTGTGGGAAGGGCTTCAGCCAGAGCTCCAACCTTCACATCCACCAGCGGGTTCATAAGAAAGATCCTCGCTAA